One region of Mucilaginibacter gotjawali genomic DNA includes:
- a CDS encoding DNA adenine methylase, translating into MEAEEIEIVETKIPHLLKYMGSKREIIGFVTDAIKSLDVQSTWLCDLFAGTSVVAGSLKSSYNIHVNDIQAYSAVLANTYLSNLKGTIAPDALDKIKLKVNKLVREFLNKYPQLNYDYDSATTLDQFIALEQAQQKLIDKDFQIGFHLFAKNFSGTYWSYSQCVWIDSIRAVADQYIGKPEYYAILSSLIFAMSYVSQSTGHYAQFRDTTQDNMLDILSYRKRDLWEYFERKFKELTLNLNGEASKEYKTTTLDYLDCLRIIEEGSIVYADPPYQSVHYSRFYHALETLVRYDYPKVLHKGRYRDDRHQSPFCKKTTVNQAFSALFECIKKTNSHLVLSYSDSGMIKLQDIERLAYVIFQDDYIYSLLEKDHIHSTMGRSDERQQDVKEYILIYKKNKWHLNRTF; encoded by the coding sequence ATGGAAGCAGAGGAAATAGAGATTGTTGAAACCAAGATCCCACATTTATTAAAGTACATGGGATCAAAAAGAGAGATTATAGGTTTCGTTACGGACGCAATAAAATCTTTAGATGTGCAAAGTACCTGGCTTTGTGATTTGTTCGCTGGAACATCTGTTGTTGCCGGCTCGCTAAAAAGTTCATATAATATTCATGTTAACGATATTCAAGCTTATTCGGCTGTTTTAGCAAATACTTATTTATCGAATTTAAAAGGCACAATTGCACCCGATGCGTTAGATAAAATAAAATTAAAAGTTAATAAACTAGTTCGTGAGTTTTTAAATAAATATCCCCAACTAAATTACGATTACGATAGTGCCACTACGTTAGATCAATTTATAGCTTTAGAGCAGGCGCAACAAAAGCTAATCGACAAAGATTTTCAAATTGGATTTCACTTGTTCGCTAAAAACTTTTCGGGTACTTATTGGTCTTATAGTCAATGTGTCTGGATTGACTCCATACGTGCAGTGGCCGATCAGTACATTGGGAAACCCGAATATTATGCGATTTTGTCCTCTCTGATATTTGCTATGTCGTATGTTTCCCAAAGCACCGGGCACTACGCTCAATTTAGGGATACTACTCAAGACAATATGTTGGATATATTAAGCTATCGCAAAAGAGACTTATGGGAATATTTCGAACGAAAATTTAAAGAACTTACTTTAAACCTTAATGGTGAAGCTTCTAAAGAGTATAAGACTACGACTCTCGACTATCTTGATTGCTTGCGTATAATTGAAGAAGGTTCCATAGTGTATGCTGATCCCCCTTACCAGTCAGTTCATTACTCCAGATTTTACCATGCTTTGGAAACCCTTGTACGATATGATTATCCTAAAGTATTGCATAAAGGTAGATATAGAGATGATAGGCATCAGTCTCCATTTTGTAAGAAAACAACCGTAAACCAGGCTTTCTCTGCTCTTTTCGAATGTATTAAAAAGACAAATTCTCATTTAGTTTTAAGCTATAGTGATTCGGGTATGATCAAATTACAAGATATTGAACGCCTTGCATATGTTATATTTCAAGATGACTACATATATAGCCTACTTGAAAAGGATCATATTCATAGCACTATGGGTAGAAGTGATGAAAGACAACAAGACGTAAAGGAGTACATATTAATATACAAAAAAAATAAATGGCACCTAAACCGGACATTTTAA
- a CDS encoding DGQHR domain-containing protein: MAPKPDILKLKSSGTKFDIVKVISITIENDISSYLKKEKGIDIPTLCHYLGINTIGDELPSFWSKIYDYPDQVGLFSLMAAIFTHHENIDLFAHKYGNESMSGTLTMQEGKLFTNLRSALVVSGASDKIFRTKKEVPYDLSKLFQSGDVGVLMKQLLINRLVTIGYSLKESKEKFLELTTELDFPKAFSLTNKQFEDWTNGIGISNSLYELEKNGITYSKYGRIKALKVKQWLNEWDNVSKFGQKNRRKPEPYFYQFNIPALLLKRIYEIHTRHAFVGRKDEPFSQRKHSEERSNEIREFIKGGFPWSTISLQQKEGETFKNLQMPGWLPTSIIANILKPDSLRRQKKIEEDSVIKIEQIDDNFAELVLPSKIWSDKWTPIVSPIEIIDGQHRIKAFDHISDLSGNFDFPVVAYHDLDFTWQAYLFYTINIKPKRINTSLAYDLMPLLRIQDWLEQDLNGPDIYKKVRAQELTELLWKSHISPWHNRINMLGNTGESKGSPVSQNAFINSLTTSFVKKWEGKIGGLFGGEMTEGQEDVIQWDKETQAAFLILIWRSINTAIGKSKVEWVTDLKARSTDNLVNSSGIDLSIPFYSPLSFLTTDQGIRPVLFIFNDLCFVANEILGLKEFFVDVDYEKYTSDEIIEIIVNAFRANNNINNFINIISTILIDKFDWRTPSAFDQNDLIQDTKRQHQNQFRGSGGYREMRVQLLRILAASTEVLNVGEIDIQIKDLAVEVQSKLGL; encoded by the coding sequence ATGGCACCTAAACCGGACATTTTAAAATTAAAATCTTCAGGGACAAAATTCGATATCGTCAAAGTAATTTCAATTACGATCGAGAACGATATCTCTTCGTATTTAAAAAAAGAGAAAGGAATAGATATTCCTACACTTTGTCATTACTTGGGGATAAATACTATAGGAGATGAATTACCTTCATTTTGGTCAAAAATATATGATTACCCTGACCAGGTGGGCTTATTTTCGCTTATGGCAGCAATTTTCACACACCATGAAAATATTGATCTATTTGCACATAAATATGGAAATGAAAGTATGTCCGGCACCCTTACAATGCAGGAAGGCAAGCTTTTTACTAATTTAAGAAGCGCTTTAGTTGTTTCTGGAGCCTCAGATAAAATATTTCGCACTAAAAAAGAGGTGCCGTATGATTTATCTAAATTATTTCAATCTGGAGATGTCGGTGTTTTGATGAAACAATTACTAATAAACAGATTGGTGACCATTGGATATTCACTCAAAGAGTCGAAGGAAAAATTTTTGGAGCTGACTACGGAATTAGATTTTCCAAAAGCTTTTAGCCTCACAAATAAGCAATTTGAAGATTGGACCAATGGCATCGGGATTTCTAACTCGCTATATGAATTGGAAAAAAATGGAATTACTTATTCAAAATACGGCCGAATTAAAGCCTTAAAAGTAAAGCAATGGTTAAATGAATGGGATAACGTTTCAAAATTTGGTCAAAAGAATAGAAGAAAACCTGAGCCATATTTTTATCAATTTAATATTCCAGCTCTCTTGCTAAAAAGGATATACGAAATACACACAAGACATGCATTTGTTGGCAGAAAAGACGAGCCATTCAGCCAGCGTAAACATAGTGAAGAGAGATCAAATGAAATTAGGGAATTTATTAAAGGAGGTTTCCCTTGGTCAACAATTTCGCTACAGCAGAAGGAAGGCGAGACATTTAAAAATTTGCAAATGCCGGGGTGGCTCCCAACGAGCATAATTGCTAATATATTAAAACCAGATAGTTTACGGAGACAAAAAAAAATTGAGGAGGATTCCGTAATAAAAATTGAACAAATCGACGATAACTTTGCTGAACTTGTTCTACCTTCAAAAATTTGGTCTGATAAATGGACCCCAATAGTATCACCAATAGAAATTATTGACGGACAGCATCGGATTAAAGCATTTGATCACATTTCTGATTTAAGTGGAAATTTCGATTTTCCCGTGGTTGCTTATCATGATTTGGATTTTACTTGGCAGGCGTATTTGTTTTACACGATAAACATTAAGCCCAAAAGAATTAATACGAGTTTGGCATATGATTTAATGCCATTATTAAGAATTCAAGATTGGCTTGAACAGGATCTTAACGGTCCAGATATTTATAAAAAAGTTCGTGCGCAAGAACTTACCGAATTACTGTGGAAGAGTCATATAAGCCCATGGCACAATAGAATAAATATGCTTGGAAATACGGGGGAATCAAAAGGCTCTCCGGTATCTCAAAATGCATTTATTAATTCATTAACTACGAGTTTTGTAAAAAAGTGGGAAGGTAAAATTGGGGGGCTTTTTGGTGGTGAAATGACCGAAGGACAAGAAGACGTAATTCAATGGGACAAAGAAACGCAGGCGGCTTTCTTAATATTAATTTGGAGATCAATAAATACTGCAATAGGTAAAAGTAAAGTTGAATGGGTGACGGATTTGAAAGCCCGCAGTACCGATAATTTGGTTAATTCTTCTGGAATAGACTTAAGCATACCTTTTTATAGCCCTCTAAGTTTTCTAACCACTGATCAAGGTATAAGGCCTGTTTTATTTATTTTTAATGATTTATGCTTTGTTGCCAATGAGATTTTGGGATTAAAAGAATTTTTTGTAGATGTTGATTACGAAAAGTACACGAGCGATGAAATAATTGAAATTATAGTAAATGCATTTCGTGCGAATAATAATATTAATAATTTTATTAATATTATTTCCACCATTTTAATAGATAAGTTTGATTGGAGGACACCTTCAGCATTTGATCAAAACGATTTAATTCAGGATACGAAAAGACAACACCAAAATCAATTTCGAGGAAGTGGTGGGTATCGGGAAATGAGAGTACAACTTCTAAGGATTTTGGCGGCGTCAACGGAAGTTTTGAATGTCGGTGAGATTGATATTCAAATAAAAGATTTAGCTGTCGAAGTTCAATCGAAATTAGGACTATAA
- a CDS encoding TonB-dependent receptor → MHFLKKTAPIALLLIAGISLCHAQKIYKGTVIDQITRQPVEYATVSATGKGTNTDKNGDFRLNLPADSATLTVSFIGYTIQQVKAEHARPVLISLNRGSIDLKEVVILPGLNNNSFHTLGNIDLNVRPINSSQDLMRLVPGLFIAQHMGGGKAEQIFVRGFDADHGTDVNVSVDGMPVNMVSHIHGQGYADLHFLIPETIATFDYGKGPYYTGYGDFTTAAYLAFNTKDAPDKSTISLERGQFNTFRAAGLIDLLNAKAKQNGENAYIAGEYNYTDGAFKLPEHYKRTNLFAKYSKQMGEGNKLTLSASTFSTSWVASGEIPQRAVAAGSTALDDNGNPITIPAAPVTISRFGTIDSAQGGKTSRVNAIAKLSTNLGNNWTMDNQLYYTHYKFLLHVNSTFFALDSVNGDEKQQHEERDMFGYNGKLSHRKYWGNNQLTSAVGLSSRFDRTYGTDYSFVTQQYRFLSNVTHGDIRQNNTGLYLDETFESGKWLLNAGSRLDYFSFNFAGSTKTEVIASPKLNVQYTANNQVQFYLKAGKGFHSNNAIAVIGNKGLQTLPAAYGADLGLNWKPMPHLYINAAAWYLYLQQEFIYTDDGDIAPGGRTRRMGVDLSARYQLAPWLFAAVNLNLARPRLADSAAKTGYLPLAPTFTSTGGLDFKLKNGINGGLSYRYMHDRPGNNTYTLKADGYFVTDLKVNYTQKRYEVGLTIENLLNTQWQEYAVEQVSRLRGETAPIDQMSFTPGTPFFAKLRVAVFF, encoded by the coding sequence ATGCATTTTTTAAAAAAAACAGCGCCCATAGCCCTGTTGCTAATTGCAGGCATCAGCCTGTGCCACGCTCAAAAAATATACAAAGGCACCGTTATTGACCAAATTACCCGCCAACCCGTTGAATATGCCACGGTGAGCGCCACCGGCAAAGGCACCAACACCGATAAAAACGGCGATTTCCGCCTTAATCTCCCCGCCGATTCCGCTACACTAACCGTCTCATTTATCGGTTACACCATACAACAGGTTAAGGCCGAACATGCCCGGCCTGTGCTCATCAGCCTGAACCGGGGATCTATCGACCTGAAGGAGGTGGTGATACTACCAGGGCTAAACAACAATTCCTTCCATACGCTCGGCAATATCGACCTGAACGTTCGCCCCATCAATTCGTCGCAGGATCTGATGCGGCTGGTGCCGGGCTTGTTTATTGCCCAGCACATGGGCGGCGGCAAGGCGGAGCAGATTTTTGTGCGCGGTTTTGATGCCGACCACGGTACCGACGTTAATGTTTCGGTAGACGGGATGCCGGTAAATATGGTATCACATATCCACGGGCAGGGTTATGCCGACCTGCATTTCCTCATCCCCGAAACCATTGCCACTTTTGACTATGGCAAAGGGCCGTATTACACAGGCTATGGCGATTTTACCACCGCGGCCTACCTGGCTTTTAACACCAAAGACGCGCCCGACAAAAGCACCATCAGTTTGGAGCGGGGGCAATTTAATACCTTCCGCGCGGCCGGGCTGATTGATCTGTTAAACGCCAAAGCCAAACAAAATGGCGAAAACGCCTACATCGCAGGCGAATACAACTATACCGACGGCGCCTTTAAACTGCCCGAACATTACAAACGCACCAATTTATTTGCCAAATACAGCAAGCAAATGGGTGAGGGCAATAAACTGACATTGAGCGCATCCACTTTCAGCACCAGCTGGGTGGCTTCGGGGGAGATCCCGCAGCGGGCGGTAGCGGCAGGCAGCACAGCGCTCGACGATAACGGTAATCCCATTACCATCCCGGCCGCGCCGGTTACCATCAGCCGCTTTGGTACTATTGACAGTGCCCAAGGCGGCAAAACCAGCCGCGTAAACGCCATTGCCAAACTGAGCACCAACCTTGGCAATAACTGGACCATGGATAACCAGCTGTATTATACCCATTATAAGTTCCTGCTACATGTAAATTCTACCTTTTTTGCACTCGACAGTGTTAATGGCGATGAGAAACAGCAGCACGAAGAACGGGACATGTTTGGCTATAACGGAAAACTGAGCCACAGGAAATACTGGGGCAATAACCAGCTGACCTCCGCAGTGGGCCTGAGCAGCCGGTTCGACCGGACGTATGGGACGGACTATAGTTTTGTGACCCAACAGTACCGGTTTTTGAGTAATGTTACCCATGGCGATATTCGCCAGAACAACACGGGCCTATACCTCGACGAAACTTTTGAAAGCGGCAAATGGCTTTTAAACGCAGGCTCGCGGCTGGATTATTTCAGCTTTAATTTTGCCGGAAGTACCAAAACGGAAGTGATTGCCAGCCCGAAACTGAATGTACAGTATACTGCTAACAACCAGGTTCAGTTTTATTTAAAAGCGGGCAAGGGCTTTCATTCCAATAATGCCATAGCGGTGATCGGTAATAAGGGCTTGCAAACTTTGCCTGCCGCTTATGGCGCCGACCTGGGCCTGAACTGGAAACCCATGCCGCACCTCTACATAAACGCCGCCGCCTGGTACCTGTACCTGCAGCAGGAATTTATTTATACCGACGACGGCGACATTGCCCCCGGCGGCCGCACCCGGCGCATGGGGGTGGACCTGTCGGCACGGTACCAGCTGGCGCCCTGGCTGTTTGCTGCCGTCAACCTAAACCTGGCCCGGCCACGGCTGGCTGACAGCGCCGCGAAAACCGGCTACCTGCCCCTGGCCCCTACTTTTACCAGCACCGGCGGGCTTGATTTTAAGCTGAAGAACGGCATTAACGGCGGCCTGAGCTACCGCTACATGCACGACAGGCCCGGCAATAATACTTACACCCTTAAGGCCGATGGCTATTTTGTTACCGACCTGAAGGTGAACTATACCCAAAAGCGTTACGAAGTGGGTTTAACCATCGAAAACCTGCTGAATACCCAATGGCAGGAATACGCGGTTGAACAGGTGAGCCGCCTGCGCGGCGAAACCGCCCCTATTGACCAGATGAGCTTTACCCCCGGCACGCCGTTTTTTGCGAAGCTGAGGGTAGCGGTGTTTTTTTGA
- a CDS encoding DinB family protein: MKQQELTIETNVSPIVYLMKNYAGYNLWANASLVNWLRTKPADVLEQEVPSSFTTIKSTIVHIWNTQRYWLSIIKRSGPQRVEEFTGTLEDAFRGLVEHSDEFADYIESMTDQQIEENNMVINRWFQCDFQNFEYIMQVMNHSTYHRGQIVTMGRSLGFTDAPMTDYNFYNIHGR, encoded by the coding sequence ATGAAACAGCAAGAATTAACCATCGAAACAAACGTATCGCCAATTGTTTACTTAATGAAAAATTATGCCGGCTATAACCTTTGGGCAAACGCAAGCCTTGTAAACTGGCTGCGTACAAAGCCTGCTGATGTATTGGAACAGGAAGTGCCATCAAGCTTCACTACTATAAAATCAACCATTGTACATATCTGGAATACGCAGCGTTACTGGTTATCAATCATAAAAAGAAGCGGGCCGCAACGCGTTGAAGAATTTACCGGTACGTTGGAAGATGCTTTCAGAGGCCTCGTTGAACACTCGGACGAATTTGCTGATTATATCGAATCAATGACAGATCAGCAGATCGAAGAAAACAATATGGTGATCAATCGCTGGTTTCAATGCGATTTTCAGAATTTTGAATATATTATGCAGGTGATGAACCACAGTACTTATCATCGCGGGCAAATTGTAACCATGGGCCGCAGCCTTGGCTTTACCGATGCACCCATGACAGATTATAATTTTTATAATATCCATGGCCGGTAA
- a CDS encoding glycoside hydrolase yields the protein MKKRLFTTAALVCCVVAAFAFAASLAGKWTGTLNTPDGNQFPLTYTFKTDSGKLTGVASSPQGDVNITDGKFIDPTDFTFNVSVNGTDVKHTGKFYPDADSVGMDIDFNGMKMHATLKRDK from the coding sequence ATGAAAAAAAGACTTTTTACAACTGCGGCATTGGTATGCTGCGTTGTGGCGGCATTTGCATTTGCAGCCAGCTTAGCCGGTAAATGGACAGGCACCCTTAATACCCCTGATGGTAACCAGTTCCCGCTGACTTACACTTTTAAAACCGACAGCGGCAAATTAACGGGTGTGGCCTCCTCGCCACAGGGCGACGTAAACATTACTGATGGTAAATTTATTGATCCTACTGATTTTACCTTCAACGTTTCGGTTAACGGTACCGATGTAAAACATACCGGTAAATTTTATCCTGATGCTGATTCGGTAGGGATGGATATTGACTTTAACGGCATGAAAATGCATGCAACGCTGAAACGCGATAAGTAA
- a CDS encoding glycoside hydrolase — translation MKRTLLITAVLLCCFALCYAAIADMGGQWSSTFNAPDGNAYPLSYTFKVEGSSLTGTLETSGMSVPLDSGKVSGDDLSFSVSVQGVTYSHKGKYFAAGDSIGMDVTFEGNKGHIKLSRPK, via the coding sequence ATGAAAAGAACATTATTAATAACAGCAGTGCTGTTATGCTGCTTTGCCCTTTGCTACGCAGCAATTGCAGACATGGGCGGCCAATGGTCGTCGACATTTAACGCGCCGGATGGCAATGCCTACCCGCTGAGCTACACCTTTAAAGTGGAAGGCAGCAGCCTTACCGGCACCCTGGAAACTTCGGGCATGAGCGTACCACTTGACAGCGGCAAGGTTTCCGGTGACGACCTGAGTTTCAGCGTTTCGGTGCAGGGTGTTACCTACTCGCACAAAGGGAAATATTTTGCCGCCGGAGATTCTATCGGTATGGATGTTACCTTTGAAGGCAATAAGGGACATATTAAGCTGAGCAGGCCTAAGTAA
- a CDS encoding glycoside hydrolase, producing MKTRIFATFLFLICFFYASATTENLNGKWTGLLKTDQGDEYPLLYSFKIAGTELTGTAKTPKGELPINDGKITGDKFTFNVIISNMEIDHEGKFYGDSVGVDISLGDAKSHATLKRVAQ from the coding sequence ATGAAAACAAGAATCTTCGCAACTTTCTTATTTCTGATCTGCTTTTTTTATGCTTCGGCAACCACTGAAAACCTGAACGGCAAATGGACCGGCCTGTTAAAAACCGACCAGGGCGATGAGTACCCGCTGCTGTACAGTTTTAAAATTGCCGGCACCGAACTGACCGGAACTGCCAAAACACCTAAAGGCGAGCTGCCCATTAACGATGGCAAGATCACCGGTGATAAGTTTACCTTTAACGTGATCATAAGCAATATGGAGATTGACCATGAGGGCAAATTCTATGGCGATTCGGTTGGGGTGGATATCAGCCTGGGCGATGCAAAATCACACGCCACCTTGAAACGGGTTGCGCAATAA
- a CDS encoding glycosyl hydrolase family 28-related protein, with protein sequence MGFYLRNLLLMLCLCGTSALAQTFNIREYGALNDGKTVCTAAIQKAVDACYQNGGGRVYVPAGQFITGTVHLKSNVNLCLESGAVLLGSPNLQDYESYTKAGYGINYYGILYTADAENVSISGSGAIDGNNKVFLTSATPKRSTPTAPASPGKKIITAMWKQVSAMAPWCRRTVRARWLSSATANTCSCVIFRC encoded by the coding sequence ATGGGTTTTTATTTACGTAACTTATTGTTGATGTTGTGTTTATGTGGCACGTCAGCACTGGCGCAAACTTTTAATATCAGGGAGTACGGGGCCCTTAACGATGGCAAAACCGTTTGCACCGCCGCTATACAGAAAGCCGTTGACGCCTGCTACCAAAACGGCGGCGGCAGGGTATACGTTCCGGCCGGGCAGTTTATCACCGGTACGGTTCATCTAAAAAGCAATGTAAACCTCTGCCTGGAAAGCGGCGCGGTATTATTGGGCAGCCCTAACCTGCAGGATTACGAAAGCTATACCAAAGCAGGCTACGGCATTAATTATTATGGTATCCTATATACGGCAGATGCTGAAAATGTATCCATCAGTGGCTCAGGCGCTATTGACGGCAACAACAAAGTTTTTTTGACTTCGGCCACGCCAAAAAGATCGACGCCAACAGCGCCCGCTTCACCCGGCAAAAAGATAATTACCGCCATGTGGAAACAGGTATCGGCGATGGCCCCGTGGTGCCGAAGGACCGTCCGCGCCAGATGGTTATCTTCAGCAACTGCAAACACGTGCAGCTGCGTGATATTTCGCTGTTAA
- a CDS encoding glycoside hydrolase family 28 protein, whose protein sequence is METGIGDGPVVPKDRPRQMVIFSNCKHVQLRDISLLNSPFWTLHFADCDDVSVNAIRLWSGILVPNADGIDVTSCSNVVIANSDIRSGDDAIAIVGYDHHFEIPGFEGIKHVSQNIIVTGCNLQSYSSGIRIGFLDQNTVRNVHVSHCNITNSSRGIGIFLRDEGSLENLTFSDITIETRMHTGDWWGNGEPIHISAVRGKENVKLGTIKNVEFNNITCKGENGILLYGSEDSQLQDIRFNHVSMELVNSKLNDVMGGNIDLRGCLDEHQQLFAANIPGLLVRHITGLTLNDFKLTWDPTVNQPYFTNAITVDNFKDIKIVDFAGTASPADQNAAPILLENGDGAKVNGKVKVDKVGVTGFEGVK, encoded by the coding sequence GTGGAAACAGGTATCGGCGATGGCCCCGTGGTGCCGAAGGACCGTCCGCGCCAGATGGTTATCTTCAGCAACTGCAAACACGTGCAGCTGCGTGATATTTCGCTGTTAAACTCCCCATTCTGGACGCTTCACTTTGCCGATTGCGACGACGTCAGCGTAAACGCCATCCGCCTGTGGAGCGGCATCCTGGTGCCCAATGCTGATGGCATCGATGTAACCAGCTGTTCCAATGTGGTGATCGCCAATTCAGATATCCGCTCCGGCGACGACGCCATTGCCATTGTGGGTTACGACCATCATTTCGAGATCCCCGGTTTTGAGGGCATCAAACATGTTTCGCAAAATATCATTGTTACCGGCTGTAACCTGCAGTCATATTCCAGCGGCATCCGCATAGGCTTTCTCGATCAGAACACCGTGCGCAACGTACACGTGAGCCATTGCAATATCACCAACTCCAGCCGCGGCATCGGTATTTTTTTGCGCGATGAAGGCTCGCTCGAAAATCTCACCTTCAGCGATATCACCATCGAAACCCGGATGCATACCGGCGACTGGTGGGGCAACGGCGAACCCATCCATATCTCGGCCGTGCGTGGTAAGGAAAACGTAAAACTTGGCACCATCAAAAATGTTGAGTTCAATAACATCACTTGTAAAGGCGAAAACGGAATCCTTTTGTATGGCTCGGAAGACAGCCAATTGCAGGATATCCGCTTTAACCATGTCTCCATGGAGTTGGTGAACAGTAAACTGAACGACGTTATGGGCGGTAATATCGACCTGCGCGGCTGCCTGGACGAACACCAGCAGCTGTTTGCCGCCAATATTCCCGGCCTGCTGGTCCGTCACATTACCGGCTTAACCCTCAATGATTTTAAACTAACCTGGGACCCCACCGTCAATCAGCCTTATTTTACAAATGCCATCACCGTGGATAATTTTAAAGATATAAAAATTGTCGATTTTGCAGGAACGGCGTCGCCGGCGGATCAAAACGCGGCGCCAATTTTATTGGAAAATGGCGACGGGGCGAAAGTGAACGGGAAAGTTAAAGTAGATAAGGTGGGGGTGACGGGGTTTGAGGGGGTGAAGTGA
- a CDS encoding IPT/TIG domain-containing protein — MGRYHNHFRPKLARTGKRIFDKVSSQVISSNGQQIRCVVPYFNTNPTVSVTVIYGADTVKLNNYATLNAPVITSFTPTQALGDTVIINGDHFENTGLLVTFGSVQSTVIYGSKKMLKVIVPDGIQSTHTTISVKSQLQTVAATSNFVLLEPVITSITPSAFIGNVVTIKGKYFHPLGPFQLLLDNKPANFEIQDDGTITFKVPYQAYPRRKTTITLKLLDYTITYPVDLIIKDNWVLVKQGIPFEPYNATPLAVGSDVYVIAPIISPSNNQFYLWHFNPADFSWTAVGTQLSFTNGNICTGTCGNKIYLYNITGPDTFYEFDPATSNWTAKAGFIGPPRYNPIMFSISGNLYLGSGQHVVNGQIQSVADWYMYTPGNDQWSRVADMLAGFNSSYPMTSAQAVVINNIAYVVCGGWFFDYKYDPANNTWSPMQNMLEPRVNAGVVVYNQKLYTLEGTVVQNVGNPNRNLFKYDPVADQWQYLPFSMDPYGAELNIAFTTGGKIYMVSYDTYGSINNLYEGLSLP; from the coding sequence TTGGGGCGATACCATAACCATTTCCGGCCAAAACTTGCCCGCACAGGTAAGCGTATTTTTGATAAAGTCTCCTCACAGGTAATCTCGAGCAATGGCCAGCAGATACGATGTGTGGTGCCCTATTTTAACACCAATCCCACCGTTTCGGTAACAGTTATTTACGGTGCCGATACCGTCAAACTAAATAATTACGCCACGCTTAACGCCCCGGTGATAACCTCTTTTACCCCAACACAGGCCCTTGGCGATACAGTTATAATAAATGGCGATCATTTTGAAAATACGGGCCTCCTTGTAACATTCGGTAGTGTACAATCGACTGTCATCTATGGATCTAAAAAAATGCTTAAGGTAATTGTGCCGGACGGGATCCAAAGCACACATACAACTATCAGTGTTAAGTCGCAATTACAAACCGTCGCTGCTACGTCCAATTTCGTGCTCCTGGAGCCGGTTATAACCAGTATCACACCTTCTGCCTTTATAGGTAATGTGGTTACAATAAAAGGTAAATATTTTCATCCCCTGGGCCCGTTCCAGCTACTCCTCGACAATAAGCCGGCAAATTTTGAGATACAGGATGATGGCACGATCACTTTCAAGGTACCGTATCAGGCTTATCCACGCAGGAAAACGACTATAACGCTAAAACTGCTCGACTATACAATAACCTACCCTGTTGATCTGATAATTAAAGATAATTGGGTTTTGGTAAAACAGGGTATTCCGTTTGAACCGTACAATGCTACGCCCCTTGCTGTTGGTTCAGATGTATATGTGATAGCACCAATAATCAGCCCTTCGAATAACCAGTTTTATTTGTGGCATTTTAACCCGGCAGATTTTTCGTGGACAGCAGTCGGCACCCAGTTATCTTTTACGAACGGTAATATTTGTACCGGGACATGCGGCAACAAAATCTATTTATATAATATAACGGGTCCGGATACTTTTTATGAGTTTGACCCTGCTACCAGCAATTGGACCGCGAAAGCGGGCTTTATTGGGCCGCCGCGCTACAACCCAATAATGTTTAGCATTAGCGGCAATTTATACTTGGGCTCCGGCCAGCATGTTGTTAATGGACAAATACAGTCTGTTGCCGATTGGTACATGTATACGCCAGGTAACGATCAATGGTCCCGTGTAGCCGATATGCTTGCCGGTTTCAACAGTAGTTACCCTATGACTTCGGCGCAAGCTGTTGTGATCAATAATATTGCATATGTAGTTTGCGGGGGATGGTTTTTTGATTATAAATACGACCCGGCAAACAATACTTGGTCGCCAATGCAAAATATGCTCGAACCACGTGTAAATGCCGGGGTAGTGGTTTATAATCAAAAGTTGTATACATTAGAAGGTACCGTAGTACAGAACGTGGGTAACCCCAACCGTAACCTTTTTAAATATGACCCGGTTGCTGACCAATGGCAGTACCTGCCCTTTTCAATGGACCCTTATGGGGCTGAATTAAATATAGCGTTTACTACAGGCGGAAAGATATATATGGTTTCATATGACACCTACGGAAGTATAAATAACCTTTATGAAGGGCTTTCGCTACCATAG